A region from the Triticum urartu cultivar G1812 chromosome 1, Tu2.1, whole genome shotgun sequence genome encodes:
- the LOC125517667 gene encoding 1-deoxy-D-xylulose-5-phosphate synthase 1, chloroplastic, whose protein sequence is MALSSTFSLPRGFLGVLPQEHHFAPAVELQARPLKAPRRRTSGISASLSEREAEYHSQRPPTPLLDTVNYPIHMKNLSLKELQQLSDELRSDVIFHVSKTGGHLGSSLGVVELTVALHYVFNTPQDKLLWDVGHQSYPHKILTGRRDKMPTMRQTNGLSGFVKRSESEYDSFGTGHSSTTISAALGMAVGRDLKGAKNNVVAVIGDGAMTAGQAYEAMNNAGYLDSDMIVILNDNKQVSLPTATLDGPAPPVGALSGALSKLQSSRPLRELREVAKGVTKQIGGSVHEIAAKVDEYARGMISGSGSSLFEELGLYYIGPVDGHNIDDLITILREVKGTKTTGPVLIHVITEKGRGYPYAERASDKYHGVAKFDPATGKQFKVPAKTLSYTNYFAEALIAEAEQDSKIVAIHAAMGGGTGLNYFLRRFPNRCFDVGIAEQHAVTFAAGLACEGLKPFCAIYSSFLQRGYDQVVHDVDLQKLPVRFAMDRAGLVGADGPTHCGAFDVAFMACLPNMVVMAPSDEAELLNMVATAAAIDDRPSCFRYPRGNGIGVPLPENYKGTAIEVGKGRIMIEGERVALLGYGSAVQYCMAASSIVAQHGLRVTVADARFCKPLDHALIRSLAKSHEVIITVEEGSIGGFGSHVAQFMALDGLLDGKLKWRPVVLPDKYIDHGSPADQLVEAGLTPSHIAATVFNILGQAREALAIMTVQNA, encoded by the exons ATGGCGCTCTCGTCGACCTTCTCCCTCCCGCGGGGCTTCCTCGGCGTGCTGCCTCAGGAGCACCATTTCGCTCCCGCCGTCGAGCTCCAGGCCAGGCCGCTCAAG GCGCCGAGGAGGAGGACATCCGGCATTTCTGCGTCGCTGTCGGAGAGGGAAGCAGAGTACCACTCGCAGCGGCCGCCGACGCCGCTGCTGGACACCGTCAACTACCCCATCCACATGAAGAACCTGTCCCTCAAGGAGCTGCAGCAGCTCTCCGACGAGCTGCGCTCCGACGTCATCTTCCACGTCTCCAAGACCGGCGGCCACCTCGGGTCCAGCCTGGGCGTCGTCGAGCTCACCGTCGCGCTGCACTACGTCTTCAACACCCCGCAGGACAAGCTCCTCTGGGACGTCGGCCACCAG TCGTACCCGCACAAGATTCTGACGGGGCGGCGCGATAAGATGCCGACGATGCGGCAGACCAACGGGCTGTCCGGCTTCGTCAAGCGCTCCGAGAGCGAGTACGACAGCTTCGGCACCGGCCACAGCTCCACCACCATCTCCGCCGCCCTCG GGATGGCCGTCGGGAGGGACCTCAAGGGCGCCAAGAACAACGTGGTGGCGGTGATCGGGGACGGGGCCATGACGGCCGGGCAGGCGTACGAGGCGATGAACAACGCCGGGTACCTCGACTCGGACATGATCGTCATCCTCAACGACAACAAGCAGGTGTCGCTGCCGACGGCGACGCTGGACGGGCCGGCGCCGCCCGTGGGCGCGCTCAGCGGCGCCCTCAGCAAGCTGCAGTCCAGCCGGCCGCTCAGGGAGCTGAGGGAGGTGGCCAAG GGAGTGACGAAGCAGATCGGCGGGTCGGTGCACGAGATCGCGGCCAAGGTGGACGAGTACGCCCGCGGCATGATCAGCGGCTCCGGGTCGTCGCTCTTCGAGGAGCTCGGGCTCTACTACATCGGCCCCGTCGACGGCCACAACATCGACGACCTCATCACCATCCTCCGGGAGGTCAAGGGCACCAAGACCACCGGCCCCGTGCTCATCCACGTCATCACCGAGAAAGGCCGCGGCTACCCCTACGCCGAGCGAGCCTCCGACAAGTACCACG GCGTGGCCAAGTTCGATCCGGCGACGGGGAAGCAGTTCAAGGTCCCGGCGAAGACGCTGTCCTACACCAACTACTTCGCGGAGGCGCTGATAGCCGAGGCGGAGCAGGACAGCAAGATCGTGGCCATCCACGCGGCCATGGGGGGCGGCACGGGGCTCAACTACTTCCTCCGCCGCTTCCCCAACCGGTGCTTCGACGTCGGGATCGCGGAGCAGCACGCCGTGACCTTCGCGGCCGGCCTGGCCTGCGAGGGGCTCAAGCCCTTTTGCGCCATCTACTCCTCGTTCCTGCAGAGAGGCTACGACCAGGTGGTGCACGACGTGGACCTCCAGAAGCTCCCGGTGAGGTTTGCCATGGACAGGGCGGGGCTGGTCGGCGCCGACGGGCCCACCCACTGCGGGGCCTTCGACGTGGCCTTCATGGCGTGCCTGCCCAACATGGTCGTCATGGCCCCGTCCGACGAGGCCGAGCTGCTGAACATGGTGGCCACCGCCGCGGCCATCGACGACCGCCCCTCCTGCTTCCGCTATCCGAGGGGCAACGGCATCGGCGTCCCGTTGCCGGAGAACTACAAAGGCACCGCCATCGAG GTCGGCAAAGGCAGGATCATGATCGAGGGCGAGAGGGTGGCGCTGCTGGGGTACGGGTCGGCGGTGCAGTACTGCATGGCCGCCTCGTCCATCGTGGCGCAGCACGGCCTCAGGGTCACCGTCGCCGACGCCAGGTTCTGCAAGCCGTTGGACCACGCCCTCATCAGGAGCCTCGCCAAGTCCCACGAGGTGATCATCACCGTCGAGGAAGGCTCCATCGGCGGCTTCGGCTCACACGTGGCTCAGTTCATGGCCCTGGATGGCCTTCTCGACGGCAAACTTAAG TGGCGGCCGGTGGTGCTCCCCGACAAGTACATCGACCATGGATCGCCGGCCGATCAGCTGGTGGAGGCCGGGCTGACGCCGTCGCACATCGCCGCGACGGTGTTCAACATCCTGGGGCAGGCGAGAGAGGCCCTCGCCATCATGACGGTGCAGAATGCCTAG